The Macaca nemestrina isolate mMacNem1 chromosome 9, mMacNem.hap1, whole genome shotgun sequence genome includes the window aaaatttgtatggaatcacaaaaaaacccaaatagccaaagtaatcctgagcaaaaggaacaaagctggaacTATCATCACATTAGCAGacctcaaattatactacaaagttgcagtaaccaaaacatctaCGGCacggtactggcataaaaacagacacatagaccaatggaacagaatggagaacccagaaactAATCCATatatctacagccaactgatttttgacaaaggtgccaagaatattcactgaggaaaggacagtttctttaataaatggtactgggaaaagtagatattcacatgcagaagaatgaaactagacccctttctactctatacaaaaatcaactcaaaatgaaacaaagatctaaatgtaaaacccaaaactataaaactgctagaagaaaacatagggtaaATGCTTCAGAACATTGGtctgaaaaaaaagattttatgaataagacctTGAAATCACAagcaacaaaggcaaaaaataacGAACAGTGTTATATCAAACTAAAAGATTTTTACATGGTGAAGAAAACAATCAAAAGAGTGGtaagacaacctatagaatgggagaaaatatctgcaaaccaaTCATCCAAGAAGTGATTAAAATCTAGGATATAAAATAAGCTGCAACATCTCGACagtaaaaaaagatttaaaaataggtaaatcatctgaatacacatttctcaaaagaagacatgcgaATAGacaacaggtatgtgaaaaaatgctcaacatctcgAATCATCAAGGAGacacaaaccaaaaccacaatgagatatcatctcaccctagttaggatggttattatcaaaaagacaaaaaataacaaatggcaGCAAGAGTGCAGATAAAAGGGAACTCTCGTGCACTGTTAGTGGatatgtaaattagtacagccatcatggcaaacagtatggaggtttctcaaaaactaaaaatagaactaccatatgatccagcaatcccactgggtatgtatccaaaggaaaagaaatcagtgtatcaaagggatacctgcaccccatgtttattgcagcactattcacaatagccaagatatggaatcaacctgagtgtccatcaacgaatgaagggataaagaaaatgtggtatatatacacaatggaatgctattctgccataaaaagaatgaaatcttatcatgtgcagcaacatggatggaactggaggccattatgacaagtgaaataagccagccatagaaagacaaatatggcctgttctcactcacatgtgggagcttaaaaagttgatctcatggagatagaaGTAAAATGacagttaccagaggctaggaagggtgtGGGGGAAGCAGATGAAGAGAGGTTGTTAAGGGGtaaaaacagacaattagagAGAAGGATCTGATCATCACAGTACCTGATTTGATCATCACACACGGTACCTGATCTGATCGTCACACACGGGTGCCTGGTCTGATCATCACACATAGGTAACTGACTTCATCATCACACACAGGCACCTGATTTGATAATTACATTACTCAGCAAATGTACACCCTTATTTACGCATTTTATTGTTTGAAAATGTTaccttaaaaggaaaaataacgaTAAACAAATGTTTAATGATATGCACACAGAAGTATTTAAGAAGTGAACTGATGTTTGCAACTGGCTTTGAAATGCATAAAATAAGACAGATTGGTGATGGACATAGGATAATCAATTAAAGATAACAAGTTAATGACAGAATGTAGGTGACTGATGCATAAATTAAAGAATAAGAATGCCCTTCTCTGAAAGGAACTAAATCAATAAAGGCCCATGTATTTCCTGCAGGTCATTAGAAAGAAAGGCTGGATAACCCCATCTCTCACCCTTCGTGGTGCCAGGACCACAAAACTTCACACAGGAGGAGAGCATTTCTCGTGTATTCCTTGACCTCACACCAAGAGGACTTGGTTTGGAGAGTCGGGGTTTGGGTGATTTTCTCCAAAGCAGGATATGAagacacccccaccccaccccatcaaCACAGACCGGGCAGTACGCACAGTGGGCATATCTGGCTCTTGACTCATCCCCGAACGAGAACCCATGACTAAAAGAAGACATGGCCAGTGGCACCCCCCAGATAAATGCTCCTGCATTGCTCCCAGGGCCCAGTTGCCAGTGAAAGGGAGTCAAGCAGGTGCATGGGGTGTCGGAGGGTGGCAAGTGGCCTTTTTGGGTTCCTGCTCAGCTAGCCGCTGGCTCTCCCTTAGCTCCCTGCTGCCCTGTAGCCCTGACTGCACCTACCCATAGTGCCTTGAGATGTTGGAAGTTCCACATTGAATGATGGCAGTCACGTGGGGGAGCACATTATTTCTAAATCTATGCGTTAATTACCTTCTTGTTCCTTGCTGCTTGCATGAGATTCTCAAAGTCATATGTTGAAATTAGTTTGTTAACACCTGGAACATTTCACACTGGCCACTTCCTTTCCTTTTACCCGATGCACGAACACACTCTCCTCAGCGCCACCGTTACGTCCTTGTTCCGCAGGGAGTAGGTGAGGGGTTCAGGGTGGGGCTGGCCACTGTGTACAGCACAGCCACCATGTGCTGTTGTCCATGGAggagctggagcccaggaggatgTAGGTGTAGGCGACGGTGGAGTAGTACACGCAGACCAGGTGTAGGCGACGGTGGAGTAGTACACGCAGACCAGGTGTAGGCGACGATGGAGTAGTACACGCAGACCAGGTGTAGACAACGGTGGAGCAGTACACGCAGACCAGGTGTAGGCGACGGTGGAGCAGTACACGCAGACCAGGTGTAGGCGACGGTGGAGGAGTACACGCAGACCAGGTGTAGGCGACGGTGGAGTAGTACACGCAGACCAGGTGTAGACAACGGTGGAGCAGTACACGCAGACCAGGTGTAGGCGACGGTGGAGCAGTACACGCAGACCAGGTGTAGGCGACGGTGGAGGAGTACACGCAGACCAGGTGTAGGCGACGGTGGAGGAGTACACGCAGACCAGGTGTAGGCGACGGTGGAGGAGTACACGCAGACCAGGTGTAGGCGACGGTGGAGGAGTACACGCAGACCAGGTG containing:
- the LOC139356146 gene encoding uncharacterized protein, coding for MAYDGYVAVCLGTLVSGQCGQHVSAHGPEVSFCGSGQNQNFLCEVPTLLLLSCSPIAPNNIMITVIDVYFGVVKFLLTMVSHPLHHRQPLQHPVHPHCRGQSRRPSPRPPPACCWSACTTPPSPTPGLRVLLHRRLHLVCVYYSTIAYTWSACTTPPSPTPGLRVLLHRRLHLVCVYSSTVAYTWSACTPPPSPTPGLRVLLHRRLHLVCVYCSTVAYTWSACTAPPLSTPGLRVLLHRRLHLVCVYSSTVAYTWSACTAPPSPTPGLRVLLHRCLHLVCVYYSIVAYTWSACTTPPSPTPGLRVLLHRRLHLHPPGLQLLHGQQHMVAVLYTVASPTLNPSPTPCGTRT